A window of the Algoriphagus halophilus genome harbors these coding sequences:
- a CDS encoding sugar phosphate isomerase/epimerase family protein, which translates to MTNRREFLKSAGLATAALSIGLPQMSFKEKKADPLFKISLAEWSLNKALFAGKIDHLDFPILAKQHEIDAVEYVNQFFKDKATDMAYLREMKTRADGEGVTSVLIMCDGEGMLGAATSEGRKQTVENHKKWVEAAKFLGCHAIRVNAYSAVPWSTNPADEKTAMDITSSGLRQLCEFADDFDINVIIENHGGFSSNAKWLAEMIKETGHPRAGTLPDFGNFRIASEGDKNISYDSYRGVDELMPYAKGVSLKPVVWDDQGREHPLDYTRMIKIVLAHDFHGYVGIEHGVEGREWDSIFEIRRGLEDVRRTLEAEG; encoded by the coding sequence ATGACAAACAGGAGAGAATTCTTAAAATCTGCAGGACTTGCCACTGCAGCATTGAGTATTGGCCTTCCGCAAATGAGTTTCAAGGAAAAAAAGGCAGACCCACTTTTCAAAATTTCCCTAGCGGAATGGTCTTTAAATAAAGCGCTTTTTGCAGGTAAGATAGATCATTTAGACTTCCCTATTTTGGCAAAGCAACATGAAATCGATGCGGTGGAATATGTCAATCAATTTTTCAAAGACAAAGCCACCGACATGGCCTATTTGAGAGAAATGAAAACCCGGGCAGATGGTGAAGGAGTGACCTCAGTCCTTATCATGTGTGATGGAGAGGGGATGTTGGGCGCTGCTACGTCAGAAGGCAGAAAACAAACGGTAGAAAATCATAAAAAATGGGTAGAAGCAGCCAAGTTTCTGGGTTGCCATGCCATACGCGTCAATGCCTATTCCGCAGTACCATGGAGTACCAATCCTGCAGATGAAAAAACTGCCATGGACATAACCAGTTCAGGCTTGAGACAACTCTGTGAATTTGCAGACGATTTTGACATCAATGTGATCATTGAAAATCATGGAGGCTTTTCGAGCAATGCCAAATGGCTGGCAGAAATGATCAAAGAGACAGGTCATCCTCGTGCAGGCACCTTGCCAGACTTTGGAAATTTCAGAATTGCATCGGAGGGTGATAAAAATATTTCCTACGACTCTTACCGCGGAGTGGATGAATTAATGCCCTACGCTAAAGGGGTCAGCCTCAAGCCAGTAGTATGGGACGATCAGGGAAGAGAACATCCCTTGGACTATACCAGAATGATAAAAATTGTTTTAGCCCATGACTTCCATGGCTATGTGGGAATAGAGCATGGCGTAGAAGGCCGAGAGTGGGATAGTATTTTTGAAATAAGAAGGGGCTTGGAGGATGTTAGAAGGACCCTGGAAGCAGAAGGGTAA
- a CDS encoding VOC family protein, whose translation MKTEFLSTIPVLPSSDIERDLRWYEENLGFKKIFGDSMYVGIHFKTVWLHLQWHADTEDDPLLGGSVVRIFVKNIENYFNSLVSKGVVPKDKLRKNTPWGTHEFGLYDLNNNAIFFVEDV comes from the coding sequence ATGAAAACAGAATTTTTATCAACTATTCCGGTTCTACCTTCTAGTGATATCGAAAGAGATTTACGTTGGTATGAGGAGAATTTAGGTTTTAAGAAAATTTTTGGCGACTCCATGTATGTAGGCATTCATTTCAAAACAGTTTGGCTGCATCTCCAATGGCATGCAGATACCGAAGATGATCCTTTACTCGGAGGGTCTGTAGTACGAATTTTTGTAAAAAACATTGAAAACTATTTCAACTCATTGGTCTCGAAAGGAGTGGTTCCAAAAGATAAATTAAGAAAGAATACCCCTTGGGGAACTCATGAATTTGGATTGTACGATTTGAATAACAATGCAATCTTTTTTGTAGAGGACGTTTAA
- a CDS encoding Gfo/Idh/MocA family protein — protein MSSKDKLNRREFIGTAASIAASFSIVPSHVIAGLGKVPPSDQITVANIGCGTQGLREMGGLLLNPAIRVVAVCDSNKYTEDYIDWSPYGIRNDIRKVLGDDSWWSNIKGIPGGRDVGQAYVEKFYSKNTPGGTYSGCASYEDFRELFAKEKGIDVVKIMTPDHTHASIAMEAMKNGVHVVTHKPISNRLIEGRKVIEQAKSSGVTTHLLAWSDRPEYRQIKSWMDEGLIGELKEIHNWSYRPVWQQWTKRPTDTPPIPKGFNWDLWLGPVPDMPYHPHYTNNVFRGWYDFGGGSVADMGHYSLFPLFETLGIDQSPVAAKAFGTTTREEIDHVYHWVENDVAFPASCMIKWKFPKQKTLPSFDLFWYDGGMKPFAPEELEMEGKDTPEEGLMLIGTKGKILGGFRGENPVLLPKSKMDSRPASEKINSREVNRKTDMWVNAVKEKQQTPGSFIRAQTITDTINLGAIALRAKKRVEFDASIPKITNDESSNEFLTRTYRKGWEI, from the coding sequence ATGTCTTCAAAGGACAAGCTTAACCGCCGAGAATTTATAGGGACTGCCGCCTCTATCGCAGCATCTTTTTCCATTGTTCCATCCCATGTCATTGCCGGATTAGGCAAAGTTCCCCCATCTGACCAAATCACCGTTGCCAATATTGGTTGCGGCACTCAGGGACTAAGAGAGATGGGTGGATTACTACTCAATCCCGCTATCAGGGTGGTAGCAGTATGTGATTCCAATAAATACACGGAAGATTACATAGACTGGTCTCCCTACGGCATTCGAAATGATATTAGAAAAGTATTGGGTGACGATTCCTGGTGGAGTAATATCAAGGGTATACCAGGAGGTCGGGACGTAGGACAAGCCTATGTAGAAAAATTCTATTCCAAGAATACGCCCGGAGGTACCTATTCGGGTTGTGCATCTTATGAGGACTTCAGGGAGCTCTTTGCAAAGGAAAAAGGGATCGATGTAGTAAAAATAATGACCCCAGATCATACCCATGCATCCATTGCCATGGAGGCGATGAAAAATGGAGTACATGTAGTGACCCACAAGCCCATTTCCAATCGATTGATAGAAGGAAGGAAAGTCATAGAACAGGCAAAATCTTCTGGGGTAACCACGCATTTATTGGCTTGGTCAGACCGACCTGAATACCGTCAGATCAAATCTTGGATGGACGAGGGATTGATTGGAGAATTAAAAGAGATTCACAACTGGTCTTACCGACCTGTATGGCAACAATGGACTAAAAGACCTACCGATACCCCTCCAATCCCAAAAGGATTTAATTGGGACTTATGGTTGGGTCCGGTTCCTGACATGCCTTACCATCCACATTACACCAATAATGTATTTAGAGGTTGGTACGATTTCGGAGGTGGATCAGTAGCCGACATGGGACATTATAGCCTTTTCCCCTTATTTGAAACCTTGGGAATAGATCAGTCCCCCGTTGCTGCAAAAGCATTTGGAACCACCACTCGAGAAGAAATCGACCATGTATACCATTGGGTGGAAAATGATGTGGCATTCCCTGCCAGCTGTATGATTAAGTGGAAATTTCCAAAACAAAAAACACTCCCATCTTTTGACCTGTTTTGGTACGATGGAGGGATGAAGCCTTTTGCTCCCGAAGAACTGGAAATGGAAGGAAAAGACACGCCTGAAGAAGGATTGATGCTCATTGGGACAAAAGGTAAAATCTTAGGAGGTTTTAGAGGTGAAAATCCCGTTTTACTTCCAAAAAGCAAAATGGACTCAAGACCAGCATCCGAAAAAATCAATTCCAGGGAAGTAAATAGAAAAACGGATATGTGGGTCAATGCGGTTAAGGAGAAGCAGCAAACCCCAGGAAGCTTCATAAGAGCTCAAACGATTACAGACACCATCAACTTGGGCGCCATTGCACTGAGGGCAAAGAAAAGAGTTGAGTTTGATGCAAGTATTCCAAAAATTACCAATGATGAATCTTCCAATGAGTTCCTGACCCGAACATATAGAAAGGGCTGGGAAATCTAG
- a CDS encoding DinB family protein, with translation MNATLKTWKTSRNLFLNLLEQTSIEKLNTIPAGFNNNIIWNIGHIIVAQQGLVYKSSGLTGYISDDLFNKYKPGTKPESFTSEDEVNELKSLLIELTVLTERDLEKEIFKNYKERQTATGFHLANVQDALEFNNFHEGLHMGYILSIRKFL, from the coding sequence ATGAACGCCACACTCAAAACCTGGAAAACCAGTAGAAACCTGTTCCTTAACTTGTTAGAACAAACCAGCATCGAAAAACTAAATACCATTCCAGCTGGATTCAACAATAATATCATCTGGAATATCGGACACATTATCGTGGCCCAACAAGGTTTGGTGTACAAATCCTCGGGATTGACAGGCTATATTTCTGACGATTTGTTCAATAAATATAAACCAGGCACCAAGCCTGAGTCCTTCACCTCCGAAGATGAGGTTAATGAATTGAAAAGTCTATTGATTGAACTGACAGTGTTGACAGAACGTGATTTAGAAAAAGAAATTTTTAAAAACTATAAAGAAAGACAGACGGCGACAGGCTTTCATTTGGCCAATGTGCAAGACGCATTGGAATTCAATAATTTTCATGAGGGTTTACACATGGGCTATATCCTAAGTATTCGTAAATTCTTATAA
- a CDS encoding sulfatase family protein, with amino-acid sequence MKILSRFNLLFLMVTSISIVACDTDPEKETEIQYPEHPNIVWIVNEDMSPEHLGAYGGTGGKTPVLDQFASESLKYTNAFSTAGVCAPSRAAIITGAYQTSIGAHNMRTLGMSANALEAYPDGFKTYSTVLPDGMRGFPEYLRMIGYYTTNNSKEDYQFVAPKTMWDESSRTAHWKNRPDPNQPFFSIFNLTISHESQVWARADEPLLVDPDSVTIPPVYPDDSISRHTMARFITNVMRMDTQVGEIIQELKDAGLYENTIIFYYSDHGDGMPYFKREIYDRGLKIPLLIKAPFLEPGSVTNELVSFVDFGPTVLSLAGVKIPIAMQGQAFLGPQKSAPRKYVYAARDRMDSEYDRVRAVSDGRYKYIRNYMIDRPNYQNIQYRLNNPLMVHLLELHEQGKLTPEQERWFDETKPKEELYDTQVDPWEFNNLAGNPEYDAKLEELRKAHLDWIDYYGDLGAKPEMEMVREWWGGMDQAPTTEPAAILYEDGLVALKSPTPSASIGYRKSSSDVWQVYTKPFEWNAGDSLYVLAHRIGYEPTIEAIIVK; translated from the coding sequence ATGAAAATCCTGTCTCGCTTCAATCTACTTTTCCTTATGGTCACAAGTATTTCAATAGTTGCTTGTGATACAGATCCTGAAAAAGAAACTGAAATTCAATATCCGGAACATCCTAACATTGTATGGATTGTGAATGAGGATATGTCTCCGGAACACTTGGGGGCTTATGGTGGGACAGGGGGAAAAACACCGGTATTGGACCAATTTGCCAGCGAAAGTTTAAAGTACACCAATGCCTTTTCAACGGCAGGGGTTTGTGCACCCAGCAGAGCAGCAATCATCACAGGGGCCTATCAAACTTCGATCGGAGCCCACAATATGCGAACCTTGGGAATGTCTGCGAATGCATTAGAGGCCTATCCTGATGGCTTCAAGACCTATTCAACAGTTCTTCCAGATGGAATGCGTGGTTTTCCAGAATACCTTCGGATGATTGGATATTATACAACCAATAACTCCAAGGAGGATTATCAGTTTGTTGCTCCCAAAACAATGTGGGACGAAAGCAGTAGAACTGCCCATTGGAAAAACAGACCTGATCCAAATCAACCTTTCTTTTCCATTTTTAATTTGACCATCTCCCATGAGTCCCAAGTTTGGGCAAGGGCGGATGAGCCTCTATTGGTAGACCCGGATTCAGTGACCATTCCTCCTGTTTATCCCGATGATTCTATTTCAAGACATACCATGGCTCGGTTTATTACGAATGTGATGCGGATGGATACCCAAGTAGGAGAGATTATTCAAGAGTTAAAAGATGCAGGTCTCTATGAAAACACCATCATTTTCTATTACTCTGATCATGGAGATGGAATGCCGTATTTCAAAAGAGAAATTTACGATAGAGGTCTGAAGATTCCACTTTTGATCAAAGCACCTTTCCTAGAGCCTGGATCTGTGACCAATGAATTGGTGAGTTTTGTGGATTTTGGACCAACCGTATTGTCTTTGGCAGGAGTGAAAATCCCTATTGCCATGCAAGGACAAGCATTTTTAGGGCCTCAGAAATCTGCCCCTAGGAAATATGTGTATGCTGCACGAGATCGAATGGATTCCGAATATGATAGGGTTCGGGCAGTAAGCGATGGACGATATAAGTATATTAGAAATTACATGATTGATAGACCTAACTATCAAAACATCCAATATAGACTCAATAACCCTTTGATGGTTCATCTATTGGAGCTTCATGAGCAAGGGAAGTTGACTCCTGAACAAGAGCGCTGGTTTGATGAAACAAAGCCCAAAGAGGAGCTTTACGATACACAGGTAGACCCTTGGGAATTTAACAATCTTGCGGGCAACCCGGAATATGATGCCAAGTTGGAGGAGTTGCGAAAAGCGCATTTAGATTGGATCGATTACTATGGGGATTTAGGAGCGAAACCAGAAATGGAAATGGTCAGAGAATGGTGGGGAGGAATGGATCAGGCTCCAACCACAGAACCTGCAGCTATTTTATATGAAGATGGCTTGGTAGCATTAAAATCTCCAACACCTAGTGCTTCCATAGGTTACAGAAAATCCAGCTCGGACGTTTGGCAGGTGTATACTAAACCATTTGAATGGAATGCCGGAGATTCATTATATGTGCTGGCCCATAGAATTGGTTATGAACCGACCATCGAGGCAATCATCGTAAAATAA
- a CDS encoding VOC family protein yields MTQQLGQISLLVNDYDDAIAYYTKTLDFELVEDTPINETKRWVRVSPPGSSCHLLLAKAANESQKAQVGFQAGGRVFLFLYTDDFWRDYKKYTTRGVEFIREPSNEDFGIVSVFKDQYGNLWDLIEKK; encoded by the coding sequence ATGACACAACAATTAGGACAAATTTCACTTTTAGTCAATGACTATGATGATGCCATCGCTTATTATACCAAAACCCTGGATTTTGAATTGGTGGAAGACACTCCAATCAATGAAACCAAGCGATGGGTGAGAGTTTCCCCTCCCGGATCATCATGCCATCTGCTCTTAGCAAAGGCTGCAAATGAATCCCAAAAAGCACAAGTAGGCTTCCAAGCTGGTGGTCGGGTTTTTCTCTTTCTTTATACTGATGATTTTTGGAGGGACTATAAAAAATATACAACCAGAGGTGTGGAGTTTATTCGGGAACCCTCGAATGAGGATTTTGGGATAGTTTCAGTATTCAAAGATCAATACGGAAACCTTTGGGATTTGATTGAAAAGAAATAG
- a CDS encoding glycoside hydrolase family 25 protein, whose translation MPKKKSQSIPPALIALLILITVSAGALVYSTWHLLHDQPYYANKPISEHEELKFDYIFKTQPSGLLGIDISHYQGKINWHNLELQIKNRPVDFIIFRATMGDDQDGLFKEHWHSLDTVDIIRGAYHYYRPNMNSTLQAQNFIHQVKLRSGDMRPILDIERNSTIQSQTRLREGIQNWLNIVEEHYGVKPIIYTGDTFNRHVLVGNGFEDYPLWVANYNPIKEPESDYWVIWQFSEKGRLNGIYENVDLNILRGGKTTLDALILD comes from the coding sequence ATGCCTAAGAAAAAGTCACAGTCAATTCCTCCTGCTTTAATCGCCTTATTGATCCTGATCACCGTCAGTGCAGGGGCTTTAGTCTATAGTACTTGGCATTTACTTCATGATCAACCCTATTATGCCAATAAACCGATTTCTGAGCATGAGGAATTAAAGTTTGATTATATTTTCAAAACCCAGCCAAGCGGTCTTTTGGGAATTGATATCTCCCATTATCAAGGAAAAATAAACTGGCATAACCTAGAACTCCAAATTAAAAATCGCCCGGTAGATTTTATTATTTTCAGAGCGACCATGGGGGATGATCAAGATGGGCTTTTCAAAGAACATTGGCATTCTTTGGACACAGTAGATATTATTCGAGGGGCATATCATTATTATCGCCCCAATATGAATAGTACGCTTCAGGCGCAAAATTTCATTCACCAAGTAAAGTTAAGATCTGGAGATATGAGACCGATTTTGGATATAGAACGAAATTCCACCATCCAATCTCAAACCCGGCTCAGGGAAGGCATTCAAAACTGGTTAAATATCGTAGAGGAGCATTATGGTGTAAAACCTATCATCTATACCGGAGATACATTTAATAGACATGTCTTAGTTGGAAATGGATTTGAAGATTACCCTTTGTGGGTAGCAAATTACAATCCTATCAAAGAGCCTGAAAGTGATTACTGGGTCATTTGGCAGTTTTCAGAAAAGGGTAGACTAAACGGCATCTATGAAAATGTGGATTTGAATATCTTAAGAGGTGGAAAAACTACCCTCGATGCGCTGATACTGGATTAA
- a CDS encoding sulfatase family protein — translation MKKLSLIFALLFSFASYSFSQKSKPNILFLIADDWSFPHAGVYGDPIVRTPTFDRLAKEGALFTNAYTASPSCSPSRASVLLGRYPHQNEDGGNLWSEFPAQYPTYVSILEKAGYFTGSTRKGWGPGDFRVKGLEHNPAGKNFKDFKTFFESKMEDQPFTFWFGSTDPHRTYVPNTGIQTGMDLEDVIVPGFFPDNDCVRNDMLDYYFEVERFDRECGQIIKMLEEAGELDNTIIVMTSDNGMPFPRAKANLYDYGTRMPLVIRWPEKIAAGTVIDDFVNFIDFAPSFVEAAGQEQETMTGQSLWPLLAGIQQDRGQVYLERERHANVRKGDLSYPMRAVRDHQFLYIRNMMPERNPAGDPSVHVSVGQYGDIDNSITKFLIMNMEGNPIPGQPDYFKLAFEKRPEEELYDVINDPYQLTNLAEDKTYSEVKANMRAKLQNWMEKTGDLRAAEPRSLYWDKVRYTPDYQFENYDFKKMIEEYRIMPPFGNYPKGGIPCLDQ, via the coding sequence ATGAAAAAATTATCTCTGATTTTTGCACTTCTTTTTTCCTTCGCTTCCTACTCATTCAGTCAAAAGAGCAAGCCCAATATTTTATTTCTAATCGCCGATGATTGGTCATTTCCCCATGCGGGAGTATATGGGGATCCCATCGTTCGAACTCCTACTTTTGACCGATTAGCTAAAGAAGGGGCGTTATTTACCAATGCCTATACGGCTTCTCCTTCCTGTTCTCCTTCGCGAGCCTCGGTGCTTTTGGGCAGGTACCCCCATCAGAATGAAGATGGAGGAAATCTTTGGTCTGAATTCCCGGCTCAATACCCCACTTATGTTTCCATTTTGGAAAAGGCAGGGTATTTTACCGGTTCCACCAGAAAAGGATGGGGACCGGGTGATTTTCGGGTTAAAGGTCTGGAACATAACCCTGCAGGCAAGAACTTTAAAGATTTCAAAACGTTTTTTGAATCCAAAATGGAAGACCAACCCTTTACTTTTTGGTTTGGAAGCACTGACCCACATCGAACCTATGTACCCAACACAGGAATCCAAACAGGGATGGATTTGGAAGATGTAATCGTACCAGGTTTTTTCCCAGACAATGATTGCGTACGAAACGATATGTTGGATTATTATTTTGAGGTGGAGAGATTTGATCGAGAGTGCGGTCAAATTATCAAGATGCTGGAAGAAGCTGGAGAGCTCGACAATACCATCATTGTCATGACCAGTGACAACGGAATGCCTTTCCCTAGGGCAAAAGCCAATTTATACGATTATGGAACCAGAATGCCTTTGGTAATTCGATGGCCAGAAAAAATAGCGGCCGGTACCGTCATCGACGATTTTGTCAACTTTATTGATTTTGCTCCAAGCTTTGTAGAGGCTGCCGGACAAGAGCAGGAAACCATGACTGGCCAATCGCTTTGGCCTCTTTTGGCAGGGATACAGCAAGACCGAGGTCAAGTGTACCTAGAGCGTGAACGCCATGCCAATGTAAGGAAAGGAGATCTCTCCTATCCTATGAGAGCGGTTAGGGATCATCAGTTTTTATACATCCGAAATATGATGCCTGAACGAAACCCGGCAGGTGATCCGAGTGTGCATGTATCAGTGGGCCAATATGGGGACATAGATAACTCCATTACCAAGTTTTTGATCATGAATATGGAAGGTAACCCCATTCCTGGGCAGCCAGATTATTTCAAATTGGCATTTGAGAAAAGACCTGAGGAAGAGCTGTATGATGTGATCAACGATCCCTACCAACTAACAAACTTAGCGGAGGATAAGACCTATTCCGAAGTCAAAGCTAACATGAGGGCGAAACTTCAAAATTGGATGGAAAAAACAGGGGATTTAAGGGCAGCAGAACCCAGAAGTCTTTATTGGGATAAGGTACGATACACTCCGGACTATCAATTTGAAAATTACGATTTCAAAAAAATGATTGAGGAATATAGAATCATGCCTCCTTTCGGTAACTACCCAAAAGGAGGCATCCCCTGTTTAGATCAATAA
- a CDS encoding M20/M25/M40 family metallo-hydrolase, with product MKKLIITLVLIGFYSITFAQKLSKIEEKLIAEVEKNYEETVALLEEVTNINSGSLNLEGVEAVSKVFEREFQKIGFETEWYKLPPEAKRAGHFIATRKGSKGKKIFIIGHLDTVFEKDMPFTPFTFLNDSTATGQGVNDMKGGDVMAFASLKALHDLGLLEDRTITVYFTGDEESSADEELSRRDFIQRAKEHDIALGYETTQSFGIATVARRGSSGWRLRTTGNQSHSSGVFRESVGYGAIYEAARILTEFREELAGEQYLTFNPGQIIGGSDVSFDEETGKGEALGKTNIVAREAIVTGDLRFLGEEQKNAARAKMQAIVDRNLNQTDAEIIFGDGLPSMVPTEGNYALAEVLNQLSQDMGLGKVKPGDPGSRGAGDISFVADYVDCLDGLGASGRGAHAPGETINMKEYPELIKRSTLFLYRLTR from the coding sequence ATGAAAAAGCTCATTATAACTCTTGTTTTGATCGGATTCTATTCGATTACTTTCGCTCAGAAACTTTCCAAAATCGAGGAAAAACTTATAGCAGAGGTAGAGAAAAATTACGAGGAAACAGTTGCCCTGCTCGAAGAGGTCACCAACATTAATTCCGGCTCGCTTAACCTGGAAGGCGTAGAAGCTGTGTCCAAGGTATTTGAGCGGGAGTTTCAAAAAATAGGATTTGAAACAGAGTGGTATAAACTTCCACCTGAAGCAAAGCGTGCAGGACATTTTATCGCTACGCGAAAAGGAAGCAAAGGGAAAAAGATCTTTATCATCGGACATTTGGATACCGTTTTTGAAAAGGACATGCCTTTTACTCCATTTACTTTTTTAAATGATTCTACCGCAACGGGCCAAGGAGTCAATGATATGAAAGGTGGAGATGTCATGGCCTTTGCCAGCCTAAAAGCATTGCATGATTTGGGTTTATTGGAAGACAGAACGATCACCGTTTATTTTACGGGAGATGAGGAAAGTTCTGCCGACGAAGAGCTTTCCAGAAGGGATTTTATCCAAAGAGCGAAAGAGCATGACATCGCATTAGGTTATGAAACCACCCAAAGCTTTGGAATTGCTACGGTAGCCAGAAGAGGAAGTAGTGGTTGGAGATTGAGAACCACCGGAAATCAGTCTCACTCAAGCGGTGTATTCCGTGAATCGGTAGGCTATGGAGCGATTTATGAAGCGGCAAGGATATTAACTGAATTTCGGGAAGAGTTAGCTGGAGAGCAATATTTAACTTTTAATCCAGGTCAGATTATTGGTGGATCCGACGTTTCTTTTGACGAAGAAACTGGTAAGGGGGAAGCCCTGGGAAAAACCAATATCGTAGCAAGAGAAGCAATCGTGACAGGAGATCTAAGATTTCTTGGGGAAGAGCAAAAAAATGCTGCTAGGGCTAAAATGCAGGCAATAGTGGACAGGAATCTGAATCAAACCGATGCAGAAATTATCTTTGGAGATGGGCTACCGTCCATGGTACCTACTGAAGGGAACTATGCTTTAGCTGAAGTATTAAACCAATTGAGTCAAGACATGGGACTTGGCAAGGTCAAACCTGGTGATCCGGGAAGTAGAGGTGCCGGTGATATTTCGTTTGTTGCCGATTACGTGGATTGCTTGGATGGATTAGGTGCATCAGGTCGGGGAGCACATGCTCCCGGAGAGACCATCAACATGAAAGAGTACCCTGAATTGATCAAAAGAAGCACCTTATTTCTTTACCGTTTGACAAGGTAA
- a CDS encoding S1C family serine protease, with amino-acid sequence MTKTKRKLTEIARQMMSGVVQVHVEGFIEEDIQSVLNPSIKIPGNWSGSGFFVKYKDLEGYIVTNAHVARNAVKVEISSMLTSEERFEAEVIGLVKQLEPDVALIKLTAKELIRFKKIALQPIEYLELSEGISPSRGEAIKAIGYPLGMIEPNITGGEITNFISGSEFTTERFVTNAAINPGNSGGPSINEEGKVVGLNTAVMIDAENIGFITPAGFVKIIIENLLLLNEPHFADIGGKLQKNAENFNRFLKQSQAKGVIVSKVLKDGFLAEAKIQPRDVILSINKVSFDRHGIVIGKEGLYRHKNIYDVMKLVPIGEPAEITFLRNGKIHHSKAPAMRNPMKGIISNPILNERRYLEVFGMVIQPLSFEIIQAIQEVDSYAQIELLKTIDQDNPMLVVTHIYQGTQADEMEWPLGEMIIKANDQEVHTLEELQKEIEECKSDSILLECLNGIIGYFQIEGAPKSNLDELS; translated from the coding sequence ATGACAAAAACTAAACGCAAACTCACCGAAATAGCCCGCCAAATGATGAGTGGTGTGGTGCAAGTGCATGTGGAAGGCTTTATAGAAGAAGACATTCAGTCTGTATTAAACCCATCCATAAAGATTCCTGGTAATTGGTCAGGATCTGGATTTTTTGTCAAGTATAAAGATTTGGAAGGCTATATAGTAACAAATGCCCACGTAGCTAGAAATGCTGTAAAAGTGGAAATCAGCTCCATGCTTACCAGCGAAGAGCGCTTCGAAGCAGAGGTCATTGGGCTTGTAAAACAGCTTGAACCAGATGTAGCATTAATCAAACTAACCGCGAAGGAGCTGATCCGCTTCAAAAAAATTGCCCTCCAACCCATCGAATATTTAGAACTTAGTGAAGGAATCAGTCCTTCTCGAGGCGAGGCAATCAAGGCCATTGGATACCCTTTGGGAATGATAGAACCGAATATCACCGGAGGGGAAATCACTAACTTCATATCTGGCTCAGAGTTTACCACAGAAAGATTTGTAACCAATGCTGCCATTAACCCAGGTAATTCAGGTGGGCCAAGCATCAATGAAGAAGGGAAGGTAGTAGGCCTGAATACCGCGGTAATGATTGATGCGGAAAATATTGGGTTTATTACTCCGGCTGGTTTTGTGAAAATAATCATCGAGAACTTACTGTTACTCAACGAGCCACATTTTGCAGACATCGGAGGAAAATTGCAGAAAAACGCAGAAAACTTTAATCGCTTTTTGAAGCAGTCCCAAGCGAAAGGTGTAATAGTTTCAAAAGTCCTAAAGGACGGATTTCTTGCAGAGGCAAAGATTCAACCAAGGGATGTAATTCTATCCATCAATAAAGTTTCCTTTGATCGACATGGCATTGTAATAGGCAAGGAGGGATTGTATAGACACAAAAACATCTATGATGTCATGAAGTTGGTCCCAATTGGTGAACCTGCTGAAATCACCTTCTTGAGAAATGGGAAAATCCATCATTCCAAAGCCCCAGCAATGCGGAATCCCATGAAGGGAATCATCTCCAACCCTATTTTGAATGAAAGAAGGTATCTTGAAGTCTTTGGAATGGTTATTCAACCTTTGAGTTTTGAGATTATCCAAGCAATTCAAGAAGTCGATTCCTATGCACAAATAGAACTATTGAAAACCATCGATCAGGACAACCCCATGTTGGTAGTGACTCATATCTACCAAGGCACACAAGCTGACGAAATGGAATGGCCACTTGGTGAAATGATCATCAAAGCAAACGATCAAGAAGTACACACCCTCGAAGAATTACAGAAAGAGATTGAAGAATGTAAGAGCGATTCCATCCTATTGGAATGTCTTAACGGAATTATCGGATATTTTCAAATTGAAGGAGCTCCCAAATCAAATTTGGATGAATTATCATAG